Proteins encoded together in one Lachnospiraceae bacterium JLR.KK008 window:
- a CDS encoding acyl-CoA dehydratase activase-related protein — translation MDNSRYYLGIDIGSTTVKIAILDKQNTILFSNYKRHFANIKETLSDLLQEAHGRLGNIILHPVITGSGGLTLANHLQVPFVQEVIAVASSLETFAPKTDVAIELGGEDAKIIYFEGGNVEQRMNGICAGGTGSFIDQMASLLQTDASGLNEYAKNYQSLYTIAARCGVFAKSDIQPLINDGATKEDLSASIFQAVVNQTISGLACGKPIRGHVAFLGGPLHFLSELKAAFIRTLKLDEEHVIDTDNSHLFAAMGSALNYKEEVSVTMEEMVGKLSGDIKMEFEVERMDPLFSSREEYDAFCSRHAAHRVRTADLDSYHGNCYLGIDAGSTTTKIALVGEDGSLLYSFYSNNNGSPLKTAIGALKDIYAKLPAGVRIARSCSTGYGEALMKAAFLLDDGEVETVAHYYAAAFFNPQVDCILDIGGQDMKCIKIKNQTVDSVQLNEACSSGCGSFIETFAKSLNYSVQDFSSAALFAEHPIDLGTRCTVFMNSKVKQAQKEGAEVSDISAGLAYSVIKNALFKVIKVSDASDLGRHIVVQGGTFYNDAVLRSFEKIAGCQAIRPDIAGIMGAFGAALIARERFQSQPDYRTTMLSVEKITALRFETSMAKCKGCTNSCRLTINKFTGGRQYISGNRCERGLGKKKNEQHVPNLFDYKLKRMFDYEPLTADNAPRGKVGIPRVLNMYENYPFWFTFFTDLGYQVVLSPVSTRKIYELGIESIPSESECYPAKLAHGHVTWLLKQGVPFIFYPALFYERAEFEDANNHYNCPIVTSYSENIKNNISEIGRGDVVFRNPFLSFQNVHTVTEALTKEFEEIPAGEIRAAVEHGWQELEHARNDMRQKGEETLNYLKETGKHGIVLAGRPYHIDPEINHGIPELITGYDVAVLTEDSICHLGKPERPLIVSDQWMYHSRLYAAAAYVRTTDQLDLIQLNSFGCGLDAVTTDQVNDILSASDKIYTCLKIDEVNNLGAARIRVRSLLSALRVREQKGTQRNIRSSAIHKIAFTEEMRREYTILCPQMSPIHFELLEAAIRKCGYHLEVLPNANKQAVDMGLKYVNNDACYPSLMVVGQIMEALHSGRYDLNKVAVIISQTGGGCRATNYIGFIRRALEKAGMEQIPVISLNLSGIENNPGFRLNAGLLTRAAYAVLLGDVLMRCLYRMRPYEKEPGSANALHRKWAENCKRFVSGSHPGYLRFGRLCADIVRDFDALPITDAKKPRVGIVGEILVKFMPAANNYLVDLLEAEDAEAVVPDLLDFMLYCFYNQIYKAEHLGTSKKNALLANLGIRVLTFLRRPAANAFKKSRHFTPPANIYDLVRYAEPIVSIGNQTGEGWFLTAEMMELIHSGVGNIVCAQPFGCLPNHVVGKGVIKELRRRYPASNIVAIDYDPGASEVNQLNRIKLMLSTAQKNLQ, via the coding sequence ATGGATAACTCTCGTTATTATCTGGGAATCGACATCGGTTCCACCACAGTAAAAATAGCCATTCTGGACAAACAAAATACCATCCTTTTTTCCAATTATAAACGACATTTTGCTAATATAAAGGAAACGCTCTCCGACCTGCTGCAGGAAGCGCATGGCAGACTGGGAAATATCATCCTCCATCCGGTTATCACCGGTTCCGGCGGACTGACACTTGCCAATCATCTGCAGGTTCCTTTCGTGCAGGAAGTGATCGCTGTCGCTTCCTCTCTGGAGACGTTTGCCCCCAAGACCGATGTAGCCATCGAACTGGGCGGCGAGGATGCAAAGATCATCTATTTCGAAGGCGGTAACGTCGAACAGCGCATGAACGGGATCTGCGCCGGCGGTACCGGGTCTTTTATCGACCAGATGGCATCTCTGTTACAGACAGATGCCTCCGGTTTAAATGAGTATGCCAAAAATTACCAGTCCTTATACACTATCGCGGCGCGCTGCGGCGTATTCGCCAAATCTGACATTCAGCCGCTGATCAATGATGGCGCCACGAAAGAGGACTTATCGGCTTCTATCTTTCAGGCGGTTGTCAACCAGACAATCAGCGGACTCGCCTGCGGCAAACCCATCCGCGGACATGTGGCTTTTCTCGGCGGCCCTCTGCACTTTCTGTCCGAATTGAAAGCCGCTTTTATCCGTACGCTGAAGCTCGATGAAGAACACGTGATCGATACAGACAATTCCCATCTGTTCGCCGCCATGGGGTCTGCACTCAATTATAAAGAAGAAGTATCTGTCACCATGGAAGAAATGGTCGGCAAACTGTCCGGCGACATCAAAATGGAATTCGAAGTGGAACGAATGGATCCGCTCTTCTCCTCCCGGGAGGAATATGACGCGTTCTGTTCCCGCCATGCCGCCCACCGCGTGCGGACGGCTGACCTTGACAGCTATCATGGCAACTGTTATCTGGGCATCGACGCAGGGAGTACAACGACCAAAATTGCCCTTGTGGGAGAAGATGGTTCGCTGCTGTATTCTTTTTATTCCAATAACAATGGCAGTCCTCTGAAAACCGCCATTGGCGCTCTGAAAGACATCTATGCCAAGCTGCCCGCGGGAGTACGGATCGCCCGTTCCTGTTCAACCGGCTACGGGGAAGCGCTGATGAAAGCCGCTTTCCTGCTTGACGACGGCGAGGTGGAAACGGTCGCTCATTACTATGCGGCCGCCTTTTTCAATCCGCAGGTAGACTGTATCCTCGACATCGGCGGTCAGGATATGAAGTGTATCAAGATCAAAAACCAGACGGTCGACAGCGTCCAGCTCAACGAAGCCTGCTCCTCCGGCTGCGGCTCCTTTATCGAAACATTTGCAAAATCGCTGAACTACAGTGTTCAGGATTTTTCTTCCGCAGCCCTGTTCGCGGAGCACCCGATCGATCTTGGCACACGCTGTACCGTATTTATGAATTCCAAAGTAAAACAGGCCCAGAAAGAAGGGGCGGAAGTATCCGATATTTCTGCAGGCCTTGCCTACTCTGTTATCAAAAACGCCTTATTTAAAGTGATTAAAGTCTCCGATGCTTCCGACCTCGGCAGGCACATCGTCGTCCAGGGAGGTACGTTCTATAACGACGCTGTACTGCGCAGTTTTGAAAAGATCGCCGGCTGTCAGGCCATCCGTCCGGACATCGCCGGGATTATGGGGGCATTCGGCGCAGCGCTCATTGCCAGAGAACGATTTCAGTCCCAGCCGGATTACCGGACGACAATGCTCTCTGTGGAAAAGATCACAGCGCTTCGGTTCGAGACAAGCATGGCCAAATGTAAAGGCTGCACAAACAGTTGTCGGCTGACAATCAACAAGTTCACCGGCGGCAGACAGTATATCTCCGGCAACCGCTGCGAACGGGGACTTGGCAAAAAGAAAAATGAACAGCATGTCCCCAATCTGTTCGATTATAAATTAAAGCGAATGTTTGATTACGAACCGCTCACGGCAGACAATGCGCCCCGGGGCAAAGTCGGTATTCCGCGTGTACTGAACATGTATGAAAACTATCCGTTCTGGTTCACCTTTTTCACGGATCTCGGCTATCAGGTCGTACTCTCTCCGGTATCCACCCGAAAGATCTACGAGCTCGGCATTGAGTCCATACCAAGTGAATCCGAATGTTACCCCGCCAAACTGGCGCACGGACATGTGACATGGCTGTTAAAACAGGGCGTGCCTTTTATCTTCTATCCCGCCCTCTTTTATGAGAGAGCGGAATTCGAAGACGCCAACAACCATTACAACTGTCCGATTGTCACTTCCTATTCGGAAAATATTAAAAACAATATCAGCGAGATCGGCCGGGGAGATGTCGTCTTCCGCAATCCGTTTCTCTCTTTTCAAAATGTGCACACAGTTACAGAAGCGCTGACAAAAGAATTTGAAGAGATACCAGCCGGAGAAATCCGGGCTGCCGTAGAACATGGCTGGCAGGAACTGGAACACGCCCGCAACGATATGCGTCAAAAAGGGGAAGAAACCTTAAACTATCTGAAAGAGACCGGCAAACACGGCATAGTTCTCGCCGGCCGGCCCTACCACATTGACCCGGAAATCAATCATGGCATCCCCGAACTGATTACCGGCTATGACGTGGCTGTTCTCACGGAAGATTCGATCTGTCATCTCGGCAAACCGGAACGCCCGCTCATTGTCTCTGACCAGTGGATGTATCACTCCCGGCTCTATGCGGCTGCCGCCTATGTACGTACAACTGATCAACTGGATCTGATCCAGCTCAACTCCTTCGGCTGTGGCCTGGATGCTGTGACGACCGATCAGGTCAATGATATTTTGTCCGCTTCCGACAAAATCTATACCTGTCTGAAGATCGACGAAGTCAACAACCTCGGCGCCGCCAGAATCAGAGTGCGTTCTCTGCTGTCCGCGCTTCGCGTCAGAGAGCAAAAGGGAACGCAGCGTAACATCCGCTCCTCCGCGATTCATAAAATTGCCTTTACGGAGGAGATGCGCAGAGAATATACGATTCTCTGTCCCCAGATGTCTCCGATCCATTTTGAACTATTGGAAGCTGCCATCCGCAAATGCGGCTATCATCTGGAAGTACTGCCCAATGCCAACAAACAGGCAGTCGATATGGGCCTGAAATATGTAAACAACGACGCCTGCTACCCGTCTCTGATGGTCGTGGGACAGATCATGGAGGCGCTGCACTCAGGCAGATATGATTTAAACAAAGTAGCCGTCATAATCAGTCAGACCGGCGGCGGCTGCCGCGCTACCAACTACATCGGTTTTATCCGCCGCGCACTGGAGAAGGCCGGCATGGAACAGATACCGGTTATCTCCCTGAATCTGTCCGGTATTGAAAACAACCCTGGCTTTCGTCTGAATGCAGGGCTGCTCACAAGAGCGGCTTATGCCGTCCTGCTCGGAGATGTTCTCATGCGCTGTCTCTATCGGATGCGTCCTTATGAGAAGGAGCCCGGCTCCGCGAATGCGCTGCACCGCAAATGGGCCGAGAACTGCAAGCGTTTTGTCTCCGGCAGCCATCCCGGCTACTTGCGCTTTGGCCGCCTGTGCGCAGACATCGTCCGTGACTTTGATGCTCTCCCGATAACAGATGCGAAGAAACCCCGTGTGGGCATCGTCGGTGAAATCCTTGTCAAATTCATGCCTGCGGCTAACAACTATCTTGTCGATCTGCTGGAAGCAGAGGACGCGGAAGCCGTCGTACCCGATCTGCTTGATTTCATGCTCTACTGTTTCTACAACCAGATTTACAAAGCGGAGCATCTGGGCACAAGCAAAAAGAACGCACTGCTGGCAAACCTTGGCATCCGTGTTCTCACGTTTCTGCGAAGACCTGCGGCAAATGCGTTTAAAAAAAGCAGGCATTTCACTCCGCCTGCCAATATTTATGATCTCGTCCGCTATGCCGAACCGATCGTTTCCATCGGCAATCAGACCGGGGAAGGGTGGTTCCTGACTGCGGAGATGATGGAGCTGATCCACAGCGGCGTCGGCAACATCGTCTGCGCCCAGCCTTTCGGCTGTCTCCCCAACCACGTGGTAGGGAAAGGTGTGATCAAAGAGCTCCGTCGTCGCTACCCTGCCTCAAATATCGTGGCTATCGATTATGATCCGGGCGCCAGCGAGGTCAACCAGCTCAACCGCATTAAGCTGATGCTTTCCACTGCCCAGAAAAACCTGCAATAA
- a CDS encoding SGNH/GDSL hydrolase family protein, with product MKNPREQRNKERKLYGLPVFVLWFTFFCAFSVSAEEVGVGGYALSSAPVSVYGHVMAVEGNEVITYMIEAEEQMCPLTSLQVTFTQNEVHSVWGARANGEQVMLGTFGSGTHSISLPDDIREVGMYIYESEVESLNAGIPGAQANLSAYTGQYLSILGDSLSSVELAGSLQSDGEGLNVATKWWYLAAKELGMNILANRAVGSTGVGVDVPEGAGNSGLNQCTNLHTRDHEPDCIFVLLGLNDLFVGKDIGVVANEYRLMLEKTGDRYPEAEIILFTYPYIGDGTEDDRNRLLELYVLQMNDVIRAVGGELGLHVIDLYPCGITGENIKDYVRKPGDIHPNRAGQALMGRAAVNGLR from the coding sequence ATGAAAAATCCGAGAGAACAAAGAAATAAGGAAAGGAAATTATATGGCCTGCCGGTCTTTGTATTATGGTTCACTTTTTTCTGTGCATTTTCCGTAAGTGCAGAGGAAGTGGGAGTCGGCGGTTACGCTTTGTCCTCCGCTCCGGTATCCGTGTATGGGCATGTGATGGCCGTAGAAGGAAATGAAGTGATCACTTACATGATTGAGGCGGAGGAACAGATGTGTCCGCTGACGTCGCTGCAAGTTACGTTTACGCAAAATGAAGTCCACAGTGTGTGGGGCGCCCGTGCGAACGGAGAGCAGGTCATGCTGGGGACATTTGGGTCCGGGACGCACAGCATTTCTCTGCCTGACGATATAAGGGAAGTGGGGATGTATATTTATGAGAGTGAAGTGGAGTCTCTGAACGCAGGCATTCCCGGTGCGCAGGCAAATCTGTCTGCCTATACGGGACAATATCTGTCGATTCTCGGTGACAGTCTTTCGTCTGTGGAACTGGCGGGCAGTCTGCAGAGCGACGGGGAAGGGCTGAATGTGGCGACTAAGTGGTGGTATCTTGCTGCGAAAGAGCTGGGCATGAATATACTGGCGAACAGAGCGGTCGGCAGTACCGGGGTTGGCGTGGATGTGCCCGAGGGCGCGGGAAACAGCGGTTTGAATCAATGTACGAATCTCCATACCAGGGACCATGAGCCGGACTGTATTTTCGTTCTGCTTGGTTTGAATGATCTGTTCGTGGGAAAGGACATCGGGGTAGTGGCAAATGAGTACCGATTGATGTTGGAAAAGACCGGAGACAGATACCCGGAGGCTGAGATCATCCTTTTTACCTATCCGTATATCGGCGACGGGACGGAAGATGACAGAAACCGATTGCTGGAGCTGTATGTGCTGCAGATGAATGATGTGATCCGCGCGGTGGGCGGGGAATTGGGCCTGCATGTCATTGATCTTTATCCGTGTGGCATTACAGGGGAAAATATAAAGGATTATGTCAGAAAGCCGGGCGATATTCATCCGAACCGCGCCGGGCAGGCGCTGATGGGCAGGGCGGCTGTCAATGGCCTTCGGTAG
- a CDS encoding 4Fe-4S binding protein, which translates to MKYIQIIFSPTGGTKRVAETMTEAWSDSVTTIDLSDPNADFSHCKIEQEDMVLIALPSYGGRVPALAAKRLSQIRGNGASCVLLCVYGNRAYEDTLVEMADLAQDCGFLVAAAVSAVAEHSIMHQYATGRPDADDIRQLKTYAGMIMEKINKIGNGSADAAMQIPGDRPYKKTGGVGLVPKAGNDCVNCGLCAKQCPAGAIDRNQIRKADSQKCISCMRCVVNCPYSARKVNGGMVSAAALAMKKVCSVRKDCELFL; encoded by the coding sequence ATGAAGTACATACAGATAATTTTCAGCCCGACAGGCGGGACGAAGCGAGTAGCGGAGACAATGACAGAAGCGTGGAGCGACAGTGTGACAACGATCGACCTCTCTGATCCAAATGCAGATTTTTCCCACTGTAAGATAGAGCAGGAGGACATGGTTCTGATTGCGCTGCCGTCTTATGGCGGGCGGGTACCGGCTCTTGCAGCAAAACGGCTGTCACAGATCCGGGGAAACGGCGCCAGTTGTGTCCTGCTCTGCGTGTACGGTAATCGGGCCTATGAGGATACGTTAGTCGAAATGGCTGATCTTGCGCAGGATTGTGGTTTTCTGGTAGCTGCGGCTGTCTCTGCGGTCGCGGAGCATTCGATCATGCACCAGTATGCAACCGGGCGGCCGGACGCGGACGACATACGGCAGCTGAAAACATATGCCGGAATGATTATGGAAAAAATCAATAAGATCGGAAACGGATCGGCGGATGCTGCGATGCAGATCCCCGGTGATCGGCCGTATAAGAAAACAGGAGGTGTTGGTCTTGTTCCGAAAGCGGGAAATGACTGTGTCAACTGCGGCCTGTGCGCAAAGCAGTGTCCGGCAGGAGCCATCGACCGGAATCAGATCAGAAAAGCAGATTCACAGAAATGTATTTCCTGTATGCGCTGTGTCGTAAACTGTCCTTATTCTGCGAGAAAAGTCAACGGCGGTATGGTATCCGCCGCGGCGCTGGCAATGAAAAAAGTATGTTCCGTCAGGAAAGACTGTGAGTTATTTCTCTGA
- the metA gene encoding homoserine O-succinyltransferase: protein MPIKVQNDLPAKEILENENIFVMDENRSIHQDIRLLQICILNLMPIKEDTELQLLRALSNTPLQINITFMKMNSHVSLNTSVTHLNKFYNTFDELKDQKYDGMIITGAPVEQIAFEDVDYWEELCEIMRWTKGHVTSTFHICWGAQAGLYYHFGIRKHLLDAKLFGLFAHKVKNRKVPLVRGFDDIFLAPHSRHTAVSSEDIHACADLLVLAESEKAGVYLCMTEGGRQIFVMGHPEYDRVTLHNEFMRDKGKGLEIALPENYYTDGDYTVRPNLQWRAHCNTLYSNWLNYYVYQATPYDLDEIG from the coding sequence ATGCCGATCAAAGTACAAAATGATCTTCCGGCTAAGGAGATATTGGAAAATGAAAATATATTCGTTATGGATGAGAACAGATCGATTCATCAGGACATTCGTCTGTTGCAAATCTGTATTCTGAACCTGATGCCGATAAAAGAAGATACGGAGCTGCAGCTCTTGCGGGCACTGTCCAATACGCCGCTTCAGATCAATATCACTTTTATGAAGATGAACAGTCATGTGTCGCTGAACACTTCGGTGACACACCTGAATAAGTTTTACAATACATTTGATGAGCTGAAAGACCAGAAATATGATGGGATGATCATAACCGGAGCTCCTGTGGAGCAGATCGCGTTCGAGGACGTCGATTACTGGGAGGAGTTGTGTGAGATCATGCGTTGGACAAAAGGTCATGTGACATCTACGTTTCACATCTGCTGGGGAGCGCAGGCAGGGCTTTATTATCATTTTGGAATCCGTAAACATCTTCTGGATGCCAAACTGTTCGGTCTGTTTGCGCATAAAGTAAAAAACAGAAAGGTGCCGCTTGTACGGGGCTTTGATGATATTTTCCTGGCGCCGCACAGCAGACACACAGCCGTATCAAGCGAGGACATTCATGCCTGTGCGGATCTGCTTGTGTTGGCGGAGTCGGAGAAAGCGGGTGTCTACCTGTGTATGACAGAGGGTGGGCGTCAGATCTTTGTCATGGGCCATCCGGAATATGACCGGGTGACATTACATAATGAATTTATGCGGGATAAAGGGAAAGGGTTGGAGATTGCGCTGCCGGAAAATTATTATACGGACGGTGATTATACGGTGCGCCCAAATCTGCAGTGGCGGGCCCACTGTAATACGCTCTATTCCAACTGGCTCAACTATTACGTCTATCAGGCGACGCCGTATGATCTGGATGAAATCGGATGA
- the ligA gene encoding NAD-dependent DNA ligase LigA, giving the protein MKELAQRLTEASRAYYAQDREIMSNYEYDALYERLEQLEQSTGIVLAGSPTVQIGYEAVEELPKERHERPMLSLGKTKSREELRDFLKGHEGILSWKLDGLTVVLHYHDGKLAKAVTRGNGEIGEIVTGNARVFRNIPLQITCRGELTLRGEAVITYSDFKKINETIGDADARYKNPRNLCSGSVRQLNNEVTAARNVRFYAFSLVKADGVEFENSREKQLLFLREQGFDVVGYRRVSEDNIMEAVAWFEREIRTFDVPSDGLVLSLDDLEYGRSLGTTAKFPRDSIAFKWADEQAETTLREVEWSASRTGLINPVAIFEPVELEGTTVSRASVHNVSILKALKLGTGDRITVYKANMIIPQIADNLTGSGTIEPPAACPVCGGPTQIQKTNEVESLYCVNPDCDAKKIKSFTLFVSRDAMNIDGLSEATLEKFIARGFVHHYADIFHLDDHHEEIVELDGFGEKSYQNLLSGIETARHTTLPRLIYSLGIANIGIANAKMLCREFDYDLERMMNADVDQLSETDGVGEVIAAAFFQYFQQEKNRRELRLLLPELDIVVEQVDESSLTLKGNVFVVTGSLQLFENRNALKEEIERRGGKVTGSVTSKTTALINNDTASNSSKNKKAKELGIPILSEEAFAGQYLQNGEAGREKEKKE; this is encoded by the coding sequence ATGAAGGAACTGGCACAGCGTCTGACGGAAGCCTCCAGAGCGTATTATGCACAGGATCGGGAGATTATGAGCAATTATGAATATGACGCTCTCTATGAGCGGCTGGAACAGCTCGAACAGAGCACTGGTATTGTGCTGGCTGGCAGTCCGACTGTGCAGATAGGCTATGAGGCGGTGGAAGAGCTGCCCAAGGAACGACATGAGAGACCGATGCTGTCGCTCGGTAAGACAAAGAGCCGGGAAGAGCTGCGTGATTTTCTCAAAGGTCATGAGGGGATCCTCAGCTGGAAGCTGGACGGACTGACAGTCGTGCTTCACTATCATGACGGAAAACTTGCAAAAGCAGTTACCCGCGGGAATGGTGAGATTGGCGAAATTGTCACAGGCAACGCCCGTGTTTTCCGCAATATTCCGCTTCAGATTACCTGTCGGGGAGAACTGACCCTGCGGGGGGAAGCGGTGATCACTTATTCGGATTTTAAAAAAATAAATGAAACGATCGGAGATGCCGATGCCAGATATAAGAATCCCCGCAATCTTTGCAGCGGATCGGTGAGACAGCTTAACAATGAGGTGACAGCAGCCCGGAATGTGCGTTTCTATGCGTTTTCTCTCGTGAAGGCAGATGGGGTGGAGTTTGAAAACTCCCGGGAGAAGCAGCTCTTATTTTTGAGAGAGCAGGGGTTTGACGTCGTGGGTTATCGACGGGTATCGGAAGACAATATTATGGAGGCCGTGGCATGGTTTGAGAGGGAGATCCGGACGTTTGACGTGCCATCCGACGGGCTTGTACTCTCTTTGGATGATCTGGAATACGGCCGCTCGCTCGGGACGACGGCTAAATTTCCGCGGGACTCGATTGCCTTTAAGTGGGCGGATGAGCAGGCGGAGACGACATTGCGGGAAGTGGAGTGGAGTGCCAGCCGTACCGGTCTGATCAATCCTGTGGCGATTTTTGAACCGGTGGAACTGGAAGGAACGACGGTCAGCCGCGCATCCGTGCATAATGTGAGTATTTTAAAGGCGCTGAAGCTGGGAACAGGCGATCGGATCACAGTATACAAGGCCAATATGATCATTCCGCAGATCGCGGATAATCTCACGGGAAGCGGCACGATCGAACCGCCTGCCGCCTGTCCTGTGTGCGGCGGACCGACACAGATACAAAAGACAAATGAAGTGGAATCTCTGTATTGTGTTAATCCGGACTGTGACGCCAAAAAGATCAAATCGTTCACACTGTTTGTCAGCAGAGATGCCATGAATATTGACGGTCTGTCGGAGGCGACACTGGAGAAGTTTATTGCGCGCGGATTTGTCCACCATTACGCAGATATTTTTCATCTGGACGACCATCATGAAGAGATCGTGGAACTGGACGGCTTTGGAGAAAAATCATATCAAAATCTGCTGTCGGGCATTGAGACAGCCAGGCATACGACGCTTCCAAGGCTGATCTACAGTCTTGGCATTGCTAACATCGGCATAGCCAATGCTAAAATGCTCTGCCGGGAATTTGACTATGATCTGGAGCGCATGATGAATGCAGATGTGGATCAGTTGAGTGAGACAGACGGGGTTGGCGAAGTGATTGCCGCCGCTTTTTTCCAATATTTTCAGCAGGAGAAAAACCGCAGAGAGCTGAGGCTGCTTCTCCCGGAACTGGACATTGTGGTGGAACAGGTCGATGAGAGCAGCCTGACACTGAAAGGAAATGTTTTCGTCGTGACTGGCAGTTTACAGCTTTTTGAAAACCGGAATGCACTCAAGGAAGAGATCGAGCGAAGGGGCGGTAAGGTGACAGGAAGTGTGACATCGAAGACGACCGCGCTGATCAACAACGACACTGCCTCCAATTCTTCCAAAAACAAAAAAGCGAAAGAGCTGGGGATTCCCATTCTTTCGGAGGAAGCGTTTGCGGGGCAATATCTGCAAAACGGGGAAGCAGGCAGAGAAAAAGAAAAGAAGGAGTGA
- a CDS encoding pseudouridine synthase, with amino-acid sequence MEEVRLNKYLAQCGICSRREADKLIAAGRVSVNGTTAPMGLSVRQTDIVALDGKAVQGREETVVLAYYKPQGVTCTERDKYADRIVTEEIGYPVRVTYAGRLDKDSEGLLLLSNDGDLIQRMMKGSAGHEKEYIVKTKQEITEAFLQKMAEGVYLRELDVTTRPCHIAQKGKYTFHIILTQGLNRQIRRMCRELSVDVVSLKRIRVINITLDGLQPGEYRKISGEEKATLYRAAETAGKSR; translated from the coding sequence ATGGAAGAAGTTCGGCTGAATAAATATCTGGCGCAGTGCGGTATCTGTTCCCGAAGAGAAGCAGATAAATTGATCGCGGCGGGCCGGGTGTCGGTAAACGGGACTACGGCCCCGATGGGCCTGTCAGTCAGACAGACAGATATTGTGGCGCTAGATGGCAAAGCGGTACAGGGCAGAGAAGAGACGGTCGTACTTGCTTATTATAAGCCACAGGGCGTTACCTGTACGGAAAGGGATAAATACGCGGATCGTATCGTGACGGAGGAGATCGGTTATCCGGTGCGGGTTACCTATGCAGGCCGTCTGGATAAGGATTCGGAAGGGCTGTTGCTTCTGAGTAACGACGGTGATCTGATTCAGCGTATGATGAAGGGCTCTGCCGGACACGAAAAAGAATATATCGTAAAGACAAAACAGGAGATCACAGAGGCTTTTTTGCAGAAGATGGCGGAGGGGGTTTATCTGCGGGAGCTGGATGTAACGACACGGCCCTGCCATATTGCACAAAAAGGGAAATACACGTTTCATATCATACTGACTCAGGGATTGAACAGGCAGATACGGAGAATGTGCCGGGAGCTCTCTGTGGATGTGGTTTCTCTGAAACGGATCCGGGTCATTAATATCACTCTGGACGGACTGCAGCCAGGGGAATATCGGAAGATTTCAGGGGAAGAAAAGGCCACCTTGTACCGGGCGGCGGAAACGGCAGGAAAGAGCAGATGA